One genomic segment of Anguilla anguilla isolate fAngAng1 chromosome 2, fAngAng1.pri, whole genome shotgun sequence includes these proteins:
- the LOC118219834 gene encoding delta-like protein D isoform X2 — MGRHLLMIASILYVMMYQGFCSGVFELKLQEFLNKKGVMGNANCCRGGATSAIQQCECKTFFRICLKHYQANVSPEPPCTYGGTVTPVLGSNSFQVPETTSDNFFTNPIRFTFGFTWPGTFSLIIEALHTDSTDDLSTENPERLISRMTTQRHLTVGEEWSQDLHTGGRTELKYSYRFVCDEHYYGDGCSVFCRPRDDAFGHFTCGERGEIVCNSGWKGQYCTDPICLPGCDEEHGFCDKPGECKCRVGFRGRYCDDCIRYPGCLHGTCQQPWQCNCQEGWGGLFCNQDLNYCTHHKPCMNGATCTNTGQGSYTCSCKPGFTGASCEIEVNECSDSPCRNGGSCTDLENTYICACPPGFYGKNCELSAMSCADGPCFNDGRCADNPDGGYYCQCPMGYAGFNCEKKIDHCTSSPCSNGAQCLDLVNSYMCQCPEGFSGLHCEDNLDECSVYPCQNGGTCQDGINDYTCTCPPGYIGKNCSMPISKCEHNPCHNGATCHERDGRYVCACIPGYGGRNCQFLLPEQSMGQPVFSDPDKKYLEGGKSTFPWLAVCSGIILVLLLLAGCAVLMVCFRVKVQRGSRAADSQSESETMNNLANNCHREKDTSVSVIGGAPVKNINKKVDFHSDNDGSEKNGYKARYPPVDYNLVHELKHEDSPKEEQERGKSKCGENGDEATSEDVDCELEDKRKSLKSDDTEKKRPELMCKDTKYQSVYVISDEKDECIIATEV; from the exons ATGGGACGTCACTTGCTCATGATTGCTTCTATATTATATGTAATGATGTACCAG GGATTTTGCTCTGGTGTTTTCGAGCTGAAGCTGCAGGAGTTCCTTAACAAGAAAGGGGTTATGGGCAATGCGAActgctgcagaggaggagcgACGTCTGCAATCCAGCAGTgtgaatgtaaaacatttttccgAATCTGCTTGAAGCATTACCAAGCTAACGTGTCTCCTGAGCCACCCTGTACATACGGCGGCACGGTGACCCCAGTCCTGGGGTCCAATTCATTTCAGGTTCCTGAAACAACGTCGGATAACTTTTTCACCAACCCAATACGGTTCACTTTCGGATTCACATGGCCT GGGACATTCTCGCTGATAATTGAAGCCCTTCACACTGATTCCACAGATGATCTTTCAACAG AAAACCCTGAACGTCTGATCAGTCGTATGACGACCCAGAGACACCTCACTGTAGGGGAAGAGTGGTCCCAGGATCTTCATACGGGAGggagaactgaactgaaatactCGTACCGCTTTGTCTGTGATGAACACTACTATGGCGATGGTTGCTCTGTGTTCTGCCGTCCACGAGACGATGCCTTCGGTCACTTCACCTGTGGAGAGCGTGGCGAGATTGTTTGTAATTCAGGATGGAAAGGACAATACTGCACAGACC CGATCTGTCTCCCTGGTTGTGATGAGGAGCATGGGTTTTGTGACAAACCTGGCGAGTGCAA ATGCAGAGTTGGTTTCCGAGGACGTTACTGCGATGATTGCATCCGATACCCTGGCTGCTTGCATGGTACCTGTCAACAGCCCTGGCAGTGTAACTGTCAAGAGGGTTGGGGTGGCCTCTTCTGCAACCAGG ATCTCAATTACTGTACACACCATAAGCCCTGCATGAATGGAGCCACTTGTACCAATACTGGTCAGGGGAGCTACACCTGCTCCTGCAAGCCTGGCTTCACAGGGGCCAGCTGCGAGATTGAGGTCAACGAATGCTCCGACAGCCCCTGCAGGAATGGAGGAAGCTGCACT GATTTGGAGAACACCTACATATGTGCCTGCCCCCCTGGTTTCTATGGAAAAAACTGTGAGCTAAGCGCTATGTCATGCGCTGATGGGCCATGCTTCAATGATGGACGATGTGCCGATAATCCTGATGGGGGGTACTACTGCCAGTGCCCAATGGGTTATGCTGGCTTCAACTGCGAGAAGAAGATCGATCACTGCACCTCAAGCCCATGCTCCAACG GTGCCCAGTGTCTGGATCTCGTCAACTCGTACATGTGCCAGTGCCCTGAAGGATTCTCTGGACTGCACTGTGAAGACAACCTGGATGAATGTTCTGTCTACCCCTGCCAGAATGGGGGCACATGCCAGGATGGGATAAACGACTATACCTGCACCTGCCCCCCAGGGTACATCGGCAAGAACTGCAGCATGCCCATCAGCAAGTGTGAACACAACCCGTGTCACAATGGGGCCACCTGTCACGAGAGGGACGGCCGctatgtctgtgcgtgcatcCCTGGTTACGGGGGCCGCAACTGCCAGTTTTTGCTGCCAGAGCAGTCCATGGGCCAGCCAGTCTTCAGCGACCCTGACAAAAAGTACCTGGAGGGCGGCAAAAGCACATTCCCCTGGTTGGCCGTGTGTTCCGGGATCAttctggtgctgctgctgctggcggGATGCGCGGTTCTGATGGTATGCTTCCGGGTGAAGGTGCAACGTGGGAGCCGGGCAGCCGATAGccagagtgagagtgagaccATGAATAACCTTGCCAACAACTGCCACCGGGAGAAGGATACCTCAGTCAGTGTAATCGGGGGTGCCCCGGTCAAGAACATCAACAAAAAGGTGGACTTCCACAGTGACAACGACGGCAGTGAGAAGAATGGTTATAAAGCCCGCTACCCGCCAGTGGATTATAATCTTGTGCATGAGCTGAAGCACGAGGACTCGCCGaaagaggagcaggagaggggcaAGTCCAAATGTGGAGAAAATGGTGACGAAGCAACGTCCGAAGATGTAGACTGTGAGCTTGAAGACAAACGCAAAAGTCTGAAGAG CGATGACACAGAAAAGAAACGTCCAGAGTTAATGTGCAAGGACACAAAGTACCAGTCCGTGTATGTCATATCTGATGAGAAAGACGAATGTATAATTGCAACTGAG GTGTAA
- the LOC118219834 gene encoding delta-like protein D isoform X1, translated as MGRHLLMIASILYVMMYQGFCSGVFELKLQEFLNKKGVMGNANCCRGGATSAIQQCECKTFFRICLKHYQANVSPEPPCTYGGTVTPVLGSNSFQVPETTSDNFFTNPIRFTFGFTWPGTFSLIIEALHTDSTDDLSTENPERLISRMTTQRHLTVGEEWSQDLHTGGRTELKYSYRFVCDEHYYGDGCSVFCRPRDDAFGHFTCGERGEIVCNSGWKGQYCTDPICLPGCDEEHGFCDKPGECKCRVGFRGRYCDDCIRYPGCLHGTCQQPWQCNCQEGWGGLFCNQDLNYCTHHKPCMNGATCTNTGQGSYTCSCKPGFTGASCEIEVNECSDSPCRNGGSCTDLENTYICACPPGFYGKNCELSAMSCADGPCFNDGRCADNPDGGYYCQCPMGYAGFNCEKKIDHCTSSPCSNGAQCLDLVNSYMCQCPEGFSGLHCEDNLDECSVYPCQNGGTCQDGINDYTCTCPPGYIGKNCSMPISKCEHNPCHNGATCHERDGRYVCACIPGYGGRNCQFLLPEQSMGQPVFSDPDKKYLEGGKSTFPWLAVCSGIILVLLLLAGCAVLMVCFRVKVQRGSRAADSQSESETMNNLANNCHREKDTSVSVIGGAPVKNINKKVDFHSDNDGSEKNGYKARYPPVDYNLVHELKHEDSPKEEQERGKSKCGENGDEATSEDVDCELEDKRKSLKSDDTEKKRPELMCKDTKYQSVYVISDEKDECIIATEVS; from the exons ATGGGACGTCACTTGCTCATGATTGCTTCTATATTATATGTAATGATGTACCAG GGATTTTGCTCTGGTGTTTTCGAGCTGAAGCTGCAGGAGTTCCTTAACAAGAAAGGGGTTATGGGCAATGCGAActgctgcagaggaggagcgACGTCTGCAATCCAGCAGTgtgaatgtaaaacatttttccgAATCTGCTTGAAGCATTACCAAGCTAACGTGTCTCCTGAGCCACCCTGTACATACGGCGGCACGGTGACCCCAGTCCTGGGGTCCAATTCATTTCAGGTTCCTGAAACAACGTCGGATAACTTTTTCACCAACCCAATACGGTTCACTTTCGGATTCACATGGCCT GGGACATTCTCGCTGATAATTGAAGCCCTTCACACTGATTCCACAGATGATCTTTCAACAG AAAACCCTGAACGTCTGATCAGTCGTATGACGACCCAGAGACACCTCACTGTAGGGGAAGAGTGGTCCCAGGATCTTCATACGGGAGggagaactgaactgaaatactCGTACCGCTTTGTCTGTGATGAACACTACTATGGCGATGGTTGCTCTGTGTTCTGCCGTCCACGAGACGATGCCTTCGGTCACTTCACCTGTGGAGAGCGTGGCGAGATTGTTTGTAATTCAGGATGGAAAGGACAATACTGCACAGACC CGATCTGTCTCCCTGGTTGTGATGAGGAGCATGGGTTTTGTGACAAACCTGGCGAGTGCAA ATGCAGAGTTGGTTTCCGAGGACGTTACTGCGATGATTGCATCCGATACCCTGGCTGCTTGCATGGTACCTGTCAACAGCCCTGGCAGTGTAACTGTCAAGAGGGTTGGGGTGGCCTCTTCTGCAACCAGG ATCTCAATTACTGTACACACCATAAGCCCTGCATGAATGGAGCCACTTGTACCAATACTGGTCAGGGGAGCTACACCTGCTCCTGCAAGCCTGGCTTCACAGGGGCCAGCTGCGAGATTGAGGTCAACGAATGCTCCGACAGCCCCTGCAGGAATGGAGGAAGCTGCACT GATTTGGAGAACACCTACATATGTGCCTGCCCCCCTGGTTTCTATGGAAAAAACTGTGAGCTAAGCGCTATGTCATGCGCTGATGGGCCATGCTTCAATGATGGACGATGTGCCGATAATCCTGATGGGGGGTACTACTGCCAGTGCCCAATGGGTTATGCTGGCTTCAACTGCGAGAAGAAGATCGATCACTGCACCTCAAGCCCATGCTCCAACG GTGCCCAGTGTCTGGATCTCGTCAACTCGTACATGTGCCAGTGCCCTGAAGGATTCTCTGGACTGCACTGTGAAGACAACCTGGATGAATGTTCTGTCTACCCCTGCCAGAATGGGGGCACATGCCAGGATGGGATAAACGACTATACCTGCACCTGCCCCCCAGGGTACATCGGCAAGAACTGCAGCATGCCCATCAGCAAGTGTGAACACAACCCGTGTCACAATGGGGCCACCTGTCACGAGAGGGACGGCCGctatgtctgtgcgtgcatcCCTGGTTACGGGGGCCGCAACTGCCAGTTTTTGCTGCCAGAGCAGTCCATGGGCCAGCCAGTCTTCAGCGACCCTGACAAAAAGTACCTGGAGGGCGGCAAAAGCACATTCCCCTGGTTGGCCGTGTGTTCCGGGATCAttctggtgctgctgctgctggcggGATGCGCGGTTCTGATGGTATGCTTCCGGGTGAAGGTGCAACGTGGGAGCCGGGCAGCCGATAGccagagtgagagtgagaccATGAATAACCTTGCCAACAACTGCCACCGGGAGAAGGATACCTCAGTCAGTGTAATCGGGGGTGCCCCGGTCAAGAACATCAACAAAAAGGTGGACTTCCACAGTGACAACGACGGCAGTGAGAAGAATGGTTATAAAGCCCGCTACCCGCCAGTGGATTATAATCTTGTGCATGAGCTGAAGCACGAGGACTCGCCGaaagaggagcaggagaggggcaAGTCCAAATGTGGAGAAAATGGTGACGAAGCAACGTCCGAAGATGTAGACTGTGAGCTTGAAGACAAACGCAAAAGTCTGAAGAG CGATGACACAGAAAAGAAACGTCCAGAGTTAATGTGCAAGGACACAAAGTACCAGTCCGTGTATGTCATATCTGATGAGAAAGACGAATGTATAATTGCAACTGAGGTGAGTTGA